The following coding sequences lie in one Lysobacter capsici genomic window:
- a CDS encoding response regulator: protein MRILLIEDELEFAAALTLALKHYDMVADHVPTLGEGQAAAMGDVHDAIVLDRSLPDGDGVALIPRLRAMGLRTPVIVLTARGDLSDRVVGLDAGADDYLVKPFAIEELLARLRAVLRRPARMASDTVRIGLLAFDLVARLAEVEGRPLELPRRELLLLEALLRRRGRTVMRSVIEESVYGFDDDIQSNTLDSHVSRLRRKLSEAGAGVEIHSIRGIGYLLREAV from the coding sequence ATGCGCATCCTGCTGATCGAAGACGAACTCGAGTTTGCCGCAGCCCTGACGCTGGCGCTGAAGCACTACGACATGGTCGCCGACCACGTCCCAACGCTGGGCGAAGGCCAAGCCGCCGCGATGGGCGATGTCCACGATGCGATCGTGCTCGACCGGAGCCTGCCCGACGGCGATGGAGTGGCCTTGATACCCCGTCTGCGGGCGATGGGCCTGCGCACGCCGGTCATCGTACTGACCGCGCGCGGAGATCTGTCGGATCGCGTCGTCGGCCTGGACGCCGGCGCGGACGATTATCTGGTCAAACCCTTTGCGATCGAAGAACTGCTCGCGCGGTTGCGCGCCGTGTTGCGTCGGCCGGCACGGATGGCGTCCGACACGGTGCGTATCGGACTTCTCGCATTCGATCTGGTCGCCCGGCTGGCGGAGGTGGAGGGCCGGCCGCTGGAGCTTCCGCGGCGGGAATTGTTGCTGCTCGAAGCCCTGCTGCGGCGTCGAGGCCGCACCGTCATGCGCAGCGTGATCGAGGAATCGGTCTACGGATTCGACGACGACATACAGTCGAATACGCTCGACTCCCACGTCTCGCGCCTGCGCCGCAAGCTGTCGGAGGCCGGCGCCGGCGTGGAGATCCACAGTATCCGGGGCATCGGCTATCTGCTGCGGGAAGCCGTATGA
- a CDS encoding sensor histidine kinase, which produces MTGARSHSLKRRLLWRLLVLQGALLAIFGLLIVLALFSTNIAKDADNAVEILQHALTLDRSGRMTLRETPDLMQLRGEIPTLWYIIRDQRGRELRHGPIPPEFAAIGGALDQVSQARLGYLIDDDKATGARLKRVETSFGRVQILTTEEGRVMAPGRATWLILTVMATVILPLLVLMTVVTSIATPKVVRWSLRSLEPVVEIARELDVERRGERLPEADVPDEVLPLVSAVNDALGRYDEGHERRRRFLADAAHELRTPIAILNARLESMPSSPERARLLQDLARLSVLAEHLLNLQRLDRTNPNFQPLDLVDLAQQTAANMAPLAIGAGYELGFETDIDSAPVAGDALALERVLVNLVHNAIEYGGNHGSITIFVGRDHSHGIVEISDQGPGIRPEHREKVFERFYRIQDNQRGSGLGLNLVRDIVRLHRGSIDIVDAPQEGARFRLLLPLSHPRLRA; this is translated from the coding sequence ATGACCGGCGCACGCTCGCACTCCTTGAAGCGGCGCTTGCTGTGGAGGCTGCTGGTACTGCAAGGCGCCCTGCTCGCCATCTTTGGACTGCTGATCGTGTTGGCGCTGTTCAGCACCAACATCGCAAAGGACGCCGACAACGCGGTCGAGATTCTCCAGCACGCGTTGACGCTCGACCGCAGCGGCCGGATGACATTGCGCGAAACGCCGGATCTCATGCAGCTGCGCGGCGAAATTCCGACCTTGTGGTACATCATCCGCGACCAGCGAGGCCGCGAACTGCGCCACGGCCCGATACCGCCGGAATTCGCCGCTATCGGCGGCGCGTTGGACCAGGTCAGTCAAGCACGTCTTGGCTACCTGATAGACGACGACAAGGCGACCGGCGCCCGCCTCAAACGGGTCGAAACCTCGTTCGGCCGGGTCCAGATATTGACCACTGAAGAAGGACGGGTGATGGCGCCCGGCCGCGCGACCTGGCTGATTCTGACGGTAATGGCGACCGTCATACTGCCGCTGCTGGTCCTGATGACTGTGGTCACCTCAATCGCCACTCCCAAGGTCGTTCGCTGGTCATTGAGAAGCCTGGAACCTGTTGTCGAAATCGCTCGCGAGCTCGACGTCGAACGCCGCGGAGAACGCCTGCCCGAGGCCGACGTTCCCGACGAGGTGCTGCCCTTGGTGTCCGCGGTCAACGATGCCCTGGGCCGTTACGATGAAGGCCACGAGCGGCGTCGGCGTTTTCTCGCCGACGCCGCGCACGAACTGCGCACGCCTATCGCGATCCTCAATGCCCGCCTGGAATCGATGCCATCCTCTCCCGAGCGCGCGCGACTGCTGCAGGACCTCGCGCGACTGTCCGTGCTGGCGGAGCACTTGCTGAACCTGCAACGCCTGGACCGAACCAATCCGAATTTCCAGCCGCTCGATCTGGTCGATCTGGCGCAACAGACCGCGGCGAATATGGCGCCGCTCGCGATTGGCGCGGGGTACGAGCTTGGCTTCGAAACCGATATCGATTCCGCGCCCGTCGCCGGCGATGCCTTGGCGCTGGAGCGCGTACTGGTGAACCTGGTCCACAACGCCATCGAGTACGGCGGCAACCACGGTTCGATCACGATCTTCGTCGGCCGCGACCACAGCCATGGCATCGTCGAAATCTCGGACCAAGGGCCCGGCATCCGTCCGGAGCATCGCGAGAAAGTCTTCGAACGCTTCTATCGCATTCAAGACAATCAACGCGGCAGCGGACTGGGATTGAACCTGGTCCGGGACATCGTGCGATTGCATCGCGGTTCCATCGACATCGTGGACGCCCCGCAGGAAGGCGCCCGTTTCCGGCTGCTATTGCCGTTGTCGCACCCACGGCTCAGGGCATAG
- a CDS encoding sugar kinase, producing the protein MSRKVLCFGELLLRLAAPANERLLQSPRLDICVGGAEANVAVSLARLGHDVGMVSVVPDNALGQAAVGELRRHGVDTRSIRTGAGRMGLYFLEAGALQRPSRVLYDRAGSAFARADADSYDWPTLLDGASWLHLSGVTPALGSSGAAAAIAAARAARQAGVRICFDGNFRSSLWKEWGADPAPILHELMSQADVLIADHRDIAVALAMQIDPHAADGGLAKAAELAFAAFPNLQRLACTQRLQRNVDHHALSAVLFDRDGSVIWTPSHELPSIVDRIGTGDAFAAGLLHGALREMSDEDGLNFALAAASLKHSVPGDFNLVDLQEIEGLLGGSGFHVRR; encoded by the coding sequence ATGAGCCGGAAAGTGCTGTGTTTCGGCGAGTTGCTGCTGCGGCTCGCGGCGCCGGCCAACGAGCGACTGTTGCAGTCGCCGCGCCTGGATATCTGCGTAGGCGGGGCCGAAGCCAATGTCGCGGTGTCGTTGGCGCGACTGGGCCATGACGTGGGCATGGTCAGTGTCGTTCCCGACAACGCTTTGGGCCAGGCCGCGGTGGGCGAATTGCGCCGGCACGGCGTCGACACCCGGTCGATACGCACCGGTGCGGGGCGAATGGGACTGTATTTTCTCGAAGCCGGGGCGCTCCAGCGGCCGAGTCGCGTGCTGTACGACCGGGCCGGCTCGGCGTTCGCGCGCGCCGATGCCGACAGCTACGACTGGCCGACGCTGCTGGACGGTGCCTCGTGGCTGCATTTGTCCGGCGTTACTCCGGCCCTGGGATCATCGGGCGCGGCCGCCGCGATCGCCGCCGCGCGCGCCGCGCGTCAGGCCGGCGTGCGGATTTGCTTCGACGGCAACTTCCGCAGTTCGTTGTGGAAGGAATGGGGCGCCGATCCGGCGCCGATCCTGCATGAGTTGATGAGTCAGGCCGACGTACTCATCGCCGATCATCGCGACATCGCCGTCGCCCTGGCGATGCAGATCGACCCGCACGCCGCCGACGGTGGTCTGGCCAAGGCGGCCGAGCTGGCATTCGCCGCGTTCCCGAACCTGCAACGGCTGGCCTGCACCCAGCGGCTGCAACGCAATGTCGATCATCATGCGTTGTCGGCGGTGCTGTTCGATCGCGACGGCTCGGTGATCTGGACGCCATCGCATGAGTTGCCGTCGATCGTGGATCGCATCGGCACCGGCGATGCGTTCGCGGCCGGGCTGCTGCATGGTGCGTTGCGGGAAATGAGCGACGAGGACGGGCTGAATTTCGCATTGGCCGCTGCAAGCCTGAAGCACTCGGTGCCGGGGGATTTCAATCTTGTCGATTTGCAGGAGATAGAGGGGCTGCTCGGCGGCAGCGGGTTTCATGTGCGTCGCTAG
- a CDS encoding TonB-dependent receptor, with product MQVQSMIGKTPVTMLAGAIALALSLAPVTGHAQTTADPAPPAQAGAESAQDAKNLDAVVVTGFRASLQQALDIKREEVGVVDAIVAEDIADFPDLNLAESLQRIPGVSIARDAGEGRQISVRGLGPDFTRVRINGMEALTTAGGTDSSGGANRGRGFDFNVFASELFNSLKVRKTASADVEEGSLGATVDLQTARPFDYDGLTFVAGGQLGFNDLSKDTDPRATALISNTWMDGRFGALLSVAYTDRRLTEEGHSTVRWDNGPSSGGFAASSPFAAARLPTTFHPRIPRYGVMEHDQQRLGVTSALQFKVSDKTELGLDLLYAKFDATRTENFLNGISFSRTGTGKPQTVVLDGEVDEHGNLVYGRFNNVDVRSEARYDELSTKFTQANFYGEHKFSDDFALSGQIGRAKSEFDNPIQTTVTLDRNNVQGYSYDYRGNSRLPVIDNGFDVNDPNAWSFANGVSEIRLRPQASENTFDNRQLDFRWNVAPGFKIKGGVQSKKYQFESSESRRASELVVPALPPGTNLADLTKRIGLQGTSVGGNNDSSWLIPDIDAFNRLFGIYSNSGIFAVSPDVASARGNNRSVEEKDLGYYLQADFSTQVGRIPLSGNFGVRHVKTKQSSTGFALAGSTPVLTTVGRDYSDTLPSLNLVADITPDFLIRFGASKVMSRPGLGNLTPGVTVSVSGGNRVVSGGNPLLEPFRAKTYDLGFEWYFAEESLLGLGLFYKDIDTFVQTSREIRPYNTSGLPDELLAGTGALPTDEFQFNIPVNTPGGKLRGLELSYQQPFTFLPSFWHDFGVQFNYTYVDSKIQYVTAAGASSLKTDLVGLSKNAYNATLYFEGDRFSARVSAAYRDDYLTTVPGRNNADVEGTKGTTTIDMSASWKISDQLELTLEGLNLTDEYNDQWVDSAADRVSVYHHTGRQYFLGLRYKM from the coding sequence ATGCAAGTGCAGTCAATGATAGGAAAGACACCGGTTACCATGCTGGCCGGCGCGATCGCGCTGGCCCTGTCGCTCGCGCCGGTGACCGGTCACGCGCAAACGACCGCCGATCCGGCGCCGCCCGCGCAGGCGGGCGCCGAATCCGCGCAGGACGCCAAGAACCTCGACGCGGTCGTCGTCACCGGCTTCCGCGCCAGTCTGCAGCAGGCGCTGGACATCAAGCGCGAGGAGGTCGGCGTCGTCGACGCGATCGTCGCCGAGGACATCGCCGACTTTCCCGACCTCAACCTGGCCGAATCGCTGCAGCGCATTCCGGGCGTGTCGATCGCGCGCGATGCCGGCGAAGGACGGCAGATTTCGGTGCGCGGCCTGGGGCCCGATTTCACCCGGGTGCGCATCAACGGCATGGAAGCGCTGACCACCGCCGGCGGCACCGACAGTTCCGGCGGCGCCAATCGCGGCCGCGGCTTCGACTTCAACGTGTTCGCCTCGGAGTTGTTCAACAGCCTCAAGGTGCGCAAGACCGCCTCGGCCGATGTCGAAGAAGGCTCGCTCGGCGCCACCGTGGACCTGCAGACCGCGCGGCCGTTCGATTACGACGGACTGACCTTCGTCGCCGGCGGCCAACTCGGCTTCAACGATTTGTCCAAGGACACCGATCCGCGCGCCACCGCGTTGATCAGCAACACCTGGATGGACGGCCGCTTCGGCGCGTTGCTGTCGGTGGCCTACACCGATCGCCGACTGACCGAGGAAGGACACAGCACCGTGCGTTGGGACAACGGGCCGAGCAGCGGCGGTTTCGCCGCCAGCTCGCCGTTCGCCGCCGCGCGTCTTCCGACCACCTTCCATCCGCGCATTCCGCGGTACGGAGTGATGGAGCACGATCAACAACGCCTGGGCGTCACCAGCGCCTTGCAGTTCAAGGTCAGCGACAAGACCGAACTGGGGCTGGACCTGCTGTACGCCAAGTTCGACGCGACCCGCACCGAGAACTTCCTCAACGGCATCTCCTTCAGCCGCACCGGCACCGGCAAGCCGCAGACCGTGGTGCTCGACGGCGAGGTCGACGAACACGGCAATCTGGTCTACGGCCGTTTCAACAACGTCGACGTGCGCTCGGAAGCGCGTTACGACGAGCTCAGCACCAAGTTCACCCAGGCCAACTTCTACGGCGAGCACAAGTTCAGCGACGACTTCGCGCTCAGCGGCCAGATCGGCCGCGCCAAGTCGGAGTTCGACAACCCGATCCAGACCACCGTCACCCTGGATCGCAACAATGTGCAGGGCTACAGCTACGACTACCGCGGCAACAGCCGCTTGCCGGTGATCGACAACGGCTTCGACGTCAACGATCCCAACGCCTGGAGCTTCGCCAACGGCGTGTCGGAAATCCGCCTGCGTCCGCAAGCCTCCGAGAACACCTTCGACAATCGTCAGCTGGATTTCCGCTGGAACGTGGCGCCGGGTTTCAAGATCAAAGGCGGCGTGCAGTCCAAGAAATATCAGTTCGAAAGCAGCGAAAGCCGGCGCGCATCGGAACTTGTGGTGCCGGCGCTGCCGCCGGGCACCAATCTGGCCGATCTGACCAAACGCATCGGCCTGCAGGGCACCAGCGTGGGCGGCAACAACGATTCCAGCTGGCTGATTCCGGACATCGACGCCTTCAACCGGTTGTTCGGCATCTACAGCAACAGCGGGATTTTCGCGGTCTCGCCCGATGTCGCCAGCGCGCGCGGCAACAATCGCAGCGTCGAGGAGAAGGACCTGGGCTACTACCTCCAGGCCGATTTCTCCACCCAGGTGGGTCGCATCCCGTTGAGCGGCAACTTCGGCGTGCGCCACGTCAAGACCAAGCAGTCCTCCACCGGTTTCGCCCTGGCCGGCAGCACACCGGTGCTGACCACGGTGGGCCGCGACTACAGCGACACCTTGCCCTCGTTGAATCTGGTCGCCGACATCACCCCGGATTTCCTGATCCGCTTCGGCGCCTCCAAGGTGATGTCGCGTCCGGGCCTGGGCAACCTCACCCCGGGCGTGACGGTGAGCGTGAGCGGCGGCAACCGCGTGGTGTCCGGCGGCAATCCGCTGCTCGAACCGTTCCGCGCCAAGACCTACGACCTGGGTTTCGAGTGGTACTTCGCCGAAGAGTCGCTGCTGGGACTGGGGTTGTTCTACAAGGACATCGACACCTTCGTGCAGACCTCGCGCGAGATCCGGCCGTACAACACCTCCGGACTTCCCGACGAACTGCTGGCCGGTACCGGCGCGCTGCCGACCGATGAGTTCCAGTTCAATATCCCGGTCAATACGCCGGGCGGAAAACTGCGCGGCCTGGAGCTGAGCTACCAGCAGCCCTTCACCTTCCTGCCGAGCTTCTGGCACGACTTCGGCGTGCAGTTCAACTACACCTACGTCGATTCGAAGATCCAGTACGTCACCGCGGCCGGCGCGTCCTCGCTCAAGACCGATCTGGTGGGCCTGTCCAAGAACGCCTACAACGCGACGCTCTACTTTGAGGGCGATCGCTTCAGCGCGCGCGTGTCGGCCGCTTACCGCGACGACTACCTGACCACCGTGCCCGGCCGCAACAACGCCGATGTCGAAGGCACCAAGGGCACGACGACCATCGACATGTCGGCTTCGTGGAAGATCAGCGACCAGCTGGAGCTGACCCTGGAAGGGCTCAACCTCACCGACGAGTACAACGATCAGTGGGTGGATTCGGCCGCCGATCGGGTTTCGGTCTATCACCACACCGGGCGTCAGTACTTCCTCGGCCTGCGTTACAAGATGTGA
- a CDS encoding rhamnogalacturonan acetylesterase: MRTILLVLWLMALSDDALANEAPTILLAGDSTIAIKRAEKRPETGWGEALGEAFAGSGVKIDNRALNGRSTRTFVEEGRWQALLDAIVAGDYVLIQFGHNDQSQNKPDRYTPPADYRRNLERFVDQTRERGATAILLTPVARRRFDPNGTLLHSHGEYSDLVRAVAAERGVALIDLERRSEAVLASQGAEDSKQFFLWLRPGDSPNYPDGLQDDTHFSPLGARCMAAEVADGLSALRLPLSQMLKRPLPARCLRANEPTSPPR; the protein is encoded by the coding sequence ATGCGCACGATCTTGCTCGTCTTGTGGCTGATGGCGTTATCGGACGACGCGCTCGCCAATGAAGCACCGACGATACTCTTGGCCGGCGATTCGACGATCGCGATCAAACGCGCGGAAAAACGCCCGGAAACCGGCTGGGGCGAAGCGCTGGGCGAGGCGTTCGCCGGCAGTGGCGTGAAGATCGACAACCGCGCCTTGAACGGTCGCAGCACCCGCACCTTCGTCGAAGAAGGCCGCTGGCAGGCGCTGCTGGATGCCATCGTCGCCGGCGACTATGTGTTGATCCAGTTCGGCCACAACGATCAATCGCAGAACAAACCCGACCGCTACACGCCACCGGCCGACTACCGTCGCAATCTCGAACGATTCGTCGATCAGACGCGCGAACGCGGCGCCACCGCGATCCTGCTGACGCCGGTCGCGCGGCGGAGGTTCGATCCCAACGGCACGCTGTTGCACAGCCACGGCGAATACTCGGACCTGGTGCGCGCGGTCGCGGCCGAGCGCGGCGTGGCCTTGATCGATCTGGAGCGGCGCAGCGAAGCCGTGCTGGCGTCGCAGGGCGCCGAAGATTCGAAGCAGTTTTTCCTGTGGCTGCGGCCCGGCGACAGCCCCAACTATCCCGACGGCCTGCAAGACGACACCCATTTCTCGCCGCTGGGCGCGCGCTGCATGGCCGCCGAAGTCGCCGATGGCTTGAGCGCGCTGCGGCTGCCGTTGAGCCAGATGCTGAAGCGTCCGCTGCCGGCGCGATGCCTGCGAGCGAACGAACCCACATCCCCGCCGCGTTAG
- a CDS encoding carboxylesterase/lipase family protein, whose protein sequence is MRRREVLKAMAGGAAAAMPCAALAALANGANEAPLASTRSGRIRGYRDRGILVFKGVPYGADTAARRFMPALRELPWQGVRDTVEHGPSAPQKRADGRVSEDCLYLNVFTPALRDGARRPILVYLHGGGYDSGSGSSALYDGVNLCRRGDAVVVTLNHRLNAFGYLYLAQLGDDSFAWSGNVGQLDLIHALTWVREHAAQFGGDADNVTVFGQSGGGAKIATLMAMPAARGLFHRAMTMSGQQVTAAGPRAASQRAQRFLDELRLAPTDLQRLRALPFERLIEASRVRDPSRIEDTSLYFGPVLDGKSLHRHPFYPDAPGQSARIPMLIGTTRDETRAFLGHDPANFDLSWEQLPDKLRDHQYVDLNPHTVIAEYRRLYPDYTPSQVFFAATTAGRSWRAAIVEAQARAEQGAPTWVYQLDWGSPLDEGRWGAMHTLDIALVFDNTAQPGSNTGDGVQARAMAALMSDALLAFARHGDPGHAGLPAWPQYSLQQRETLLFDVQPRLAHDPRGGERRLYERVPFVQRGTF, encoded by the coding sequence ATGCGCCGTCGCGAGGTGCTCAAGGCGATGGCGGGCGGCGCGGCCGCGGCGATGCCGTGCGCCGCGTTAGCCGCTCTCGCCAACGGCGCTAACGAGGCGCCGCTGGCGAGCACGCGCAGCGGCCGCATCCGCGGCTACCGCGATCGCGGCATTCTGGTGTTCAAGGGCGTGCCCTACGGCGCCGACACCGCCGCGCGCCGTTTCATGCCAGCGCTGCGCGAACTACCGTGGCAGGGCGTGCGCGACACCGTCGAACACGGGCCGTCCGCGCCGCAAAAGCGCGCCGACGGCCGCGTCAGCGAAGACTGTCTGTACTTGAACGTGTTCACACCGGCGCTGCGCGACGGTGCGCGGCGACCGATCCTGGTCTACCTCCACGGCGGCGGCTACGACAGCGGCTCGGGCAGCAGTGCCTTGTACGACGGCGTCAACCTGTGCCGACGCGGCGATGCGGTGGTGGTCACGCTCAATCACCGCCTCAACGCCTTCGGTTATCTGTATCTGGCGCAGTTGGGCGACGACAGCTTCGCCTGGTCCGGCAATGTCGGCCAGTTGGATTTGATCCATGCGCTGACCTGGGTGCGCGAACACGCGGCGCAGTTCGGCGGCGATGCTGACAACGTCACCGTGTTCGGCCAGTCCGGCGGCGGCGCCAAGATCGCCACGCTGATGGCGATGCCGGCCGCGCGCGGCCTGTTCCATCGCGCGATGACCATGAGCGGGCAGCAGGTCACCGCGGCCGGGCCGCGCGCGGCGAGCCAACGCGCGCAACGTTTTCTCGATGAGCTGCGCCTCGCGCCGACGGATCTGCAGCGCCTGCGCGCGCTGCCGTTCGAACGGCTGATCGAGGCGAGCCGGGTGCGCGACCCGTCGCGGATCGAAGACACCTCGCTGTATTTCGGACCGGTGCTCGACGGAAAGTCGCTGCATCGGCATCCGTTCTATCCCGATGCGCCCGGGCAATCGGCGCGGATTCCGATGCTGATCGGCACGACCCGCGACGAAACCCGCGCTTTTCTCGGCCACGATCCGGCCAATTTCGACTTGAGCTGGGAGCAGCTGCCGGACAAATTGCGCGACCATCAGTACGTCGATCTGAACCCGCACACGGTGATCGCGGAGTATCGCCGCCTGTACCCCGATTACACACCGTCGCAAGTGTTCTTCGCCGCGACCACGGCCGGACGTTCGTGGCGTGCCGCGATCGTGGAAGCCCAGGCGCGCGCGGAGCAGGGCGCGCCGACCTGGGTCTATCAACTCGACTGGGGCTCGCCGCTGGACGAAGGCCGCTGGGGCGCGATGCATACGCTGGATATCGCGCTGGTGTTCGACAACACCGCGCAGCCCGGCTCGAACACCGGCGATGGCGTGCAAGCGCGTGCGATGGCTGCGTTGATGAGCGATGCGTTGTTGGCCTTCGCGCGTCATGGCGATCCCGGCCACGCCGGGCTTCCCGCGTGGCCCCAGTACTCGCTGCAACAGCGCGAAACCCTGTTGTTCGATGTCCAGCCGCGGTTGGCCCACGACCCTCGCGGCGGCGAACGCAGGCTGTACGAGCGCGTGCCGTTCGTGCAGCGCGGAACGTTCTAA
- a CDS encoding pectate lyase family protein gives MGIGHVLRDLGGATAQASRMGYGKAAVRGFLLASLAAASFGAMAKDRISPSENVDLAFPGAQGWAAHTPAGRGGKLLRVTTLASSGPGSFAEAVATPGPRIVVFEVGGVIDLERKELRISEPYLTIAGQTAPQPGITFIRGGLTIATHDVVVRHIRVRPGEAGLAKRAGVDFDAINTVRGAADVIVDHCSLTWATDENLSASSTRFFGESQADWMRAASRRITFSNNLIAEGLANATHGKGEHSKGSLIHDHVNDILIVGNLYAHNYERNPLFKGGARGQVINNLIYNPGQRAVHYNLIAEEWLGHAYSTGQMAVRGNVMRAGPSTQTLAFFSVGGSGDLDYYADDNLVVDRIGQPLPQIGRYTTAPVKLNELTQAPQLPFGVKLLPSAQVQDAVIATVGARPWDRDDIDRRILADTIEGRGKIIDGESEVGGYPKFEETRQAFVPADWDLATMEPLKPLPRRAPLR, from the coding sequence ATGGGGATTGGACACGTGCTGCGGGACCTCGGCGGCGCCACCGCGCAAGCGAGCCGGATGGGTTACGGCAAGGCCGCGGTGCGAGGATTTCTGCTCGCCTCGCTGGCCGCCGCGTCGTTCGGCGCCATGGCCAAAGATCGTATTTCGCCGAGCGAAAACGTGGATCTGGCGTTTCCGGGCGCGCAGGGTTGGGCCGCGCACACGCCCGCCGGGCGGGGCGGGAAACTGTTGCGGGTGACCACGCTGGCGTCGAGCGGTCCGGGCTCTTTCGCCGAGGCGGTCGCCACTCCCGGGCCGCGCATCGTGGTGTTCGAGGTCGGCGGCGTGATCGATCTGGAACGCAAGGAATTGCGGATCAGCGAGCCGTATTTGACCATCGCTGGACAAACCGCCCCGCAGCCCGGAATCACCTTCATCCGCGGGGGGCTGACGATCGCGACCCACGACGTCGTCGTCCGCCATATCCGGGTGCGCCCCGGCGAAGCGGGCCTGGCCAAGCGCGCCGGGGTCGACTTCGACGCGATCAACACCGTGCGCGGCGCGGCCGACGTGATCGTCGACCACTGCTCGCTGACCTGGGCCACCGATGAGAACCTGTCGGCCTCGAGCACGCGTTTCTTCGGCGAAAGCCAGGCCGACTGGATGCGCGCCGCGTCCAGGCGGATCACCTTCAGCAACAACCTGATCGCCGAAGGCCTGGCCAACGCCACTCACGGCAAGGGCGAGCACTCCAAGGGCTCGTTGATACACGATCACGTCAACGACATCTTGATCGTCGGCAACCTGTACGCGCACAACTACGAGCGCAACCCCTTGTTCAAGGGCGGCGCGCGCGGACAGGTGATCAACAACCTGATCTACAACCCCGGCCAGCGCGCCGTGCATTACAACCTGATCGCCGAGGAATGGCTGGGCCACGCGTACTCGACCGGGCAGATGGCGGTGCGCGGCAACGTGATGCGCGCCGGTCCGTCGACCCAGACGCTGGCGTTCTTCAGCGTCGGCGGGTCCGGCGACCTGGACTACTACGCCGACGACAACCTGGTCGTCGATCGCATCGGCCAGCCGCTGCCGCAGATCGGGCGTTACACCACCGCGCCGGTGAAATTGAACGAACTCACGCAGGCGCCGCAGCTTCCGTTCGGAGTAAAGCTGCTGCCGTCGGCGCAGGTGCAGGACGCGGTGATCGCTACCGTCGGCGCGCGGCCCTGGGACCGCGACGACATCGATCGCCGCATCCTGGCCGACACCATCGAGGGCCGCGGCAAGATCATCGATGGCGAAAGCGAGGTCGGCGGTTATCCGAAATTCGAGGAAACCCGGCAGGCCTTCGTGCCCGCCGATTGGGATCTGGCGACCATGGAGCCGTTGAAACCGCTGCCACGACGCGCGCCGCTGCGCTGA
- a CDS encoding 2-keto-4-pentenoate hydratase, which yields MANHPFHDPIDELALATRLVDARLGARALALYPGPQPQSLDEGYRVQDRAIALWDRPLAGWKVGRIPEQWERVLGEERLVGPIFADAVQRVATGQSGRFAIIRDGFAAVEAEYVFTLRDDAPADKTEYSAAEAASLVDSLSVGVELAGSPLPLINILGPAVVVSDFGNNSGLILGPRIEDWQRIDDAELVCETFIDDRSVGRGGSASIPGGLLAALRFALARCARRGYPLKAGMHIATGATTGIHDIVAGQRSRVDFGRWGSVLCETMAATDPRNA from the coding sequence ATGGCGAACCACCCTTTCCACGACCCTATCGACGAGCTCGCTCTCGCGACCCGCCTGGTCGACGCCCGCCTGGGCGCCCGAGCGCTCGCGCTTTACCCGGGGCCGCAGCCGCAGAGCCTGGATGAGGGCTACCGCGTGCAGGATCGCGCGATCGCGCTGTGGGATCGGCCGCTGGCCGGCTGGAAGGTCGGGCGCATTCCCGAGCAATGGGAGCGCGTGCTCGGCGAGGAGCGCTTGGTCGGTCCGATCTTCGCCGACGCGGTGCAGCGCGTCGCGACCGGACAAAGCGGCCGCTTCGCGATCATTCGCGACGGCTTCGCCGCGGTCGAGGCCGAGTACGTGTTCACCCTGCGCGACGACGCGCCCGCGGACAAGACCGAGTACAGCGCGGCCGAAGCGGCCTCGCTGGTGGATTCGCTCTCGGTCGGCGTCGAATTGGCCGGCAGTCCGCTGCCCTTGATCAACATCCTCGGCCCGGCGGTGGTGGTCTCCGACTTCGGCAACAACTCCGGCCTGATTCTCGGACCGCGGATCGAGGATTGGCAACGCATCGACGACGCCGAACTGGTCTGCGAAACCTTCATCGACGATCGTTCGGTGGGTCGTGGCGGCAGCGCCTCCATTCCCGGCGGCCTGCTGGCGGCATTGCGCTTCGCGCTTGCGCGTTGCGCGCGTCGCGGCTATCCGCTCAAGGCCGGCATGCACATCGCCACCGGCGCCACCACCGGCATCCACGATATCGTCGCCGGCCAACGCTCGCGGGTCGATTTCGGCCGCTGGGGCAGTGTGTTGTGCGAAACGATGGCGGCCACCGATCCGAGGAACGCATGA